From Nitrosopumilus zosterae, the proteins below share one genomic window:
- a CDS encoding universal stress protein: MAKFNKILVPLDGSANSIRGLDRAIDIAKGGNAEITGFYVFHLPLTAGIKYTQKMKDDAQKKAVKAIGPAMNRAQKAGATFKYKTGGGHTGSEIVKFAQNGKFDMIVIGARGMGGAKEAFLGSTSNYVMHKTKIPVLVVK; this comes from the coding sequence ATGGCTAAATTCAATAAAATTCTAGTACCTCTTGATGGTTCTGCAAACTCAATTAGAGGATTAGATAGAGCTATTGACATTGCTAAAGGTGGTAACGCTGAAATAACTGGATTCTATGTTTTTCATTTACCATTAACAGCAGGAATAAAATATACACAAAAAATGAAAGATGACGCACAGAAAAAAGCTGTCAAAGCAATTGGCCCTGCAATGAATAGAGCTCAAAAGGCTGGTGCTACATTCAAATACAAAACAGGCGGCGGTCATACCGGATCTGAAATTGTCAAATTTGCACAAAATGGAAAATTTGACATGATAGTAATTGGTGCACGAGGTATGGGTGGTGCAAAGGAAGCATTCCTTGGAAGTACCTCAAACTATGTAATGCATAAAACAAAGATTCCTGTATTAGTAGTAAAATAG